In Helianthus annuus cultivar XRQ/B chromosome 8, HanXRQr2.0-SUNRISE, whole genome shotgun sequence, a single genomic region encodes these proteins:
- the LOC110873806 gene encoding uncharacterized protein LOC110873806, which translates to MNRLVVCHKPNHLRRMAIIGDALRQAFMQKDEYESLREEDKAWSKIQRPIFISAFAFIAFSIFISTLISFKIMFPTDPGRRPFCKDLRMQPLQINTDGGAFYLTDQETVDYYWMVLFLPSALLFLLSSLYLVAGITVAYTAPTRHGCLKVVENNYCASKRGGVRCLSILNLVFGIIFGVLALFLGSTLLTLGSKCSIPLFWCYEIASWGLVILYGGTAFYLRRKPGPDERSRNLGLEMLEAEFTPGPDVERRVNEGFRSWMGSSYFSSDDDDDDEDPRNLSRTSTNSSRQRV; encoded by the exons ATGAATCGATTGGTGGTCTGTCATAAACCAAATCACCTCCGTAGAATGGCCATAATCGGAGACGCCTTACGACAAGCATTCATGCAGAAAGACGAATACGAGAGTCTTCGTGAGGAGGATAAAGCTTGGAGTAAAATACAGAGACCGATCTTCATCTCCGCTTTCGCTTTCATTGCATTCTCCATCTTCATTTCTACTCTTATTAGTTTCAAGATCATGTTTCCCACTGATCCTGGAAGGCGGCCCTTCTGCAAAGATCTTAGGATGCAGCCTCTCCAGATTAATACCGATGGCGGTGCCTTTTATCTTACGGATCAAGAGACTGTTGATTATTATTGGATGGTCCTCTTTCTTCCTTCTGCTTTACTTTTTCTCTTATCTTCGCTTTATCTTGTTGCAG GAATTACTGTAGCTTATACTGCTCCAACGAGACATGGATGCCTGAAGGTGGTTGAGAATAACTATTGTGCTTCTAAGAGAG GCGGAGTCCGTTGCCTATCGATTCTGAACTTGGTATTTGGCATCATATTCGGTGTTCTGGCACTGTTTCTTGGTTCTACTCTGCTGACACTAGGAAGTAAGTGTTCCATACCCTTGTTCTGGTGCTATGAGATCGCATCATGGGGCCTAGTCATTCTGTATGGTGGGACCGCCTTCTACCTCAGAAGAAAACCCGGTCCTGATGAAAGAAGTCGTAATCTGGGGCTGGAAATGTTGGAAGCGGAATTCACACCAGGACCAGATGTGGAGAGACGAGTAAATGAGGGGTTTAGATCTTGGATGGGGTCATCATATTTTTCATCTGATGATGACGACGATGACGAAGATCCACGAAACCTGTCCCGTACTAGTACTAATTCAAGTAGGCAAAGGGTGTGA
- the LOC110873805 gene encoding eukaryotic translation initiation factor 3 subunit L, which produces MAGGGYDYEEGVAMEGGYDPSYVPDPVKSFVVHLYRHIREKNVYEIHQMYETSFHTLSDRMFKDTPWPSVEAVAQYVDNDHVFCLLYREMWYRHLYARLSPTLNQRIDSWDNYCSLFQVVLHGVVNMQLPNQWLWDMVDEFVYQYQSFCQYRAKMKNKTEQEIALLRQHDQAWNVYGVLNFLQALMEKSSIIQILDKEKEGLEQFTATDGYDYTGGSNVLKVLGYFSMVGLLRVHCLLGDYQTGLKCLLPIDITQQGVYTSVIGSHITTIYHYGFANLMLRRYVEAIHEFNKILLYIYKTKQYHQKSPQYEQILKKNEQMYALLTICLSLCPQVKLVDETVNSQLREKYGEKMSRMQRYDDESFALYDELFSYACPKFITPSAPSYEEPLVNYNQDAYRLQLKLFLYEVKQQQQLSVVRTFLKVYSTISLEKLASYMEVDVSTLRTILMTYKHKTHSVVADGKTISNADIDFYIDDDLIHVVESKTPKQYGDYFLRQIVKLEAVIGDMDRVKLE; this is translated from the exons ATGGCGGGCGGCGGTTACGATTACGAAGAGGGAGTGGCGATGGAGGGAGGTTACGACCCTTCGTACGTGCCGGACCCGGTGAAATCGTTCGTGGTGCACCTGTACCGTCATATCCGGGAGAAGAACGTTTACGAGATCCACCAGATGTATGAAACATCCTTCCATACCCTAAGCGACCGTATGTTCAAGGATACCCCCTGGCCCTCCGTTGAAGCGGTTGCTCAGTACGTTGACAACGACCATGTATTCTGCTTGCTCTACCGCGAGATGTGGTATCGCCACCTCTATGCTCGCTTGTCTCCCACTCTTAACCAAAGGATTGATTCTTGGGATAACTACTGCAGTCTCTTTCAG GTGGTGTTGCATGGCGTGGTGAATATGCAGTTGCCTAACCAGTGGCTATGGGACATGGTGGATGAGTTTGTGTATCAATATCAGTCCTTTTGTCAGTACCGGGccaaaatgaaaaacaaaaccgAGCAGGAGATTGCTTTACTCAGGCAACACGACCAG GCCTGGAATGTGTATGGTGTACTCAACTTTTTGCAAGCATTGATGGAAAAGTCTTCTATCATTCAGATTCTGGACAAGGAAAAAGAAGGCCTTGAACAGTTCACAGCAACTGATGGATATGATTATACTGGTGGAAGTAATGTGTTGAAGGTCTTGGGCTACTTCAGCATGGTTGGTTTGCTAAGAGTTCATTGTTTATTGGGAGATTATCAAACTGGCCTTAAATGCTTACTTCCAATTGACATAACTCAACAAGGAGTTTACACCAGTGTTATCGGCAGTCACATAACCACCATCTATCATTATGGCTTTGCCAATCTTATGTTGAGGAG GTATGTAGAGGCTATACACGAGTTCAACAAAATCCTTTTGTACATTTACAAGACTAAGCAGTATCACCAGAAATCACCACAGTATGAGCAAATCCTAAAGAAGAATGAACAGATGTATGCTTTGCTAACAATCTGCCTCTCACTTTGTCCTCAAGTCAAACTTGTTGATGAAACTGTCAACTCTCAACTAAGGGAGAAATATGGGGAAAAAATGTCAAGAATGCAACGATACGATGATGAATCATTTGCCCTCTATGATGAGCTTTTCTCATATGCCTGTCCCAAGTTTATAACACCCTCTGCACCAAGCTATGAAGAGCCACTTGTAAACTACAACCAG GACGCATATAGGCTTCAGTTAAAGCTGTTTCTTTATGAAGTAAAGCAGCAGCAACAACTGTCAGTTGTGAGGACCTTTTTGAAAGTTTATTCAACTATTTCTCTTGAAAAGCTTGCAAGCTACATGGAAGTTGATGTATCTACTTTAAG GACGATCTTGATGACATACAAGCACAAAACACATTCTGTTGTTGCTGATGGAAAGACTATATCCAACGCTGATATTGATTTCTACATTGATGAT GACTTGATTCATGTGGTGGAATCCAAGACACCTAAGCAATATGGTGATTACTTTTTGCGTCAAATTGTTAAG CTTGAAGCAGTGATTGGTGATATGGACAGAGTGAAGCTGGAGTGA